The following are encoded in a window of Falco biarmicus isolate bFalBia1 chromosome 8, bFalBia1.pri, whole genome shotgun sequence genomic DNA:
- the REEP2 gene encoding receptor expression-enhancing protein 2 isoform X2: MPGSGRGPPRSAAPAPPPGPPGRGRACCRNLPGRSRLPPPSPEPPPPGAAAMVSWIISRLVVLIFGTLYPAYSSYKAVKTKNVKEYVKWMMYWIVFAFFTTAETLTDIVLSWFPFYFELKIAFVIWLLSPYTKGSSVLYRKFVHPTLSNKEKEIDEYITQARDKSYETMMRVGKRGLNLAANAAVTAAAKGQGVLSEKLRSFSMQDLTLIRDEDAVHIRSHEPQVHPSGGSLLETIEDSASCYSSGEESSVAQRSNGTPSETRTDPSDEDAGDKLPKRTQSLKAPKKVVKAELPVRGVKARPKKKAAGSFASGESS, translated from the exons ATGCCGGGGTCTGGCCGCGGCCCCCCCCGCTCTGCCGCGCCGGCTCCTCCCCCCGGgcccccggggcggggccgcgcctgCTGCAGGAACCTGCCCGGTAggagccgcctcccgccgccgagcccggagccgccgccgcccggagCCGCCGCCATGGTCTCCTGGATCATCTCCCGCCTCGTGGT GCTCATCTTCGGCACCCTCTACCCCGCCTACTCCTCCTACAAGGCCGTGAAGACGAAGAACGTGAAGGAATAT GTGAAGTGGATGATGTACTGGATTGTGTTTGCCTTTTTCACCACAGCAGAAACGCTCACGGACATTGTTCTTTCTTG GTTTCCCTTTTATTTCGAGCTGAAAATCGCATTTGTGATTTGGCTGCTCTCCCCTTACACCAAGGGCTCCAGTGTCCTCTACAGGAAGTTTGTGCACCCAACGCTTTCCAATAAGGAGAAG GAAATTGATGAATACATTACTCAGGCTCGTGACAAGAGCTATGAAACCATGATGCGAGTTGGCAAGAGAGGGTTAAACCTTGCTGCCAATGCAGCAGTTACTGCAGCTGCAAAG GGCCAGGGAGTGTTGTCTGAGAAGCTGCGCAGTTTCAGCATGCAGGATCTCACTCTGATCCGGGATGAAGATGCTGTGCATATACGAAGCCATGAGCCACAGGTGCACCCCTCTGGTGGGAGTCTTCTTGAAACCATTGAGGATTCAG CTTCCTGTTACTCCTCgggagaggagagcagtgtGGCACAGAGGTCTAACGGAACCCCGTCGGAGACCAGGACAGACCCGTCAGATGAAGATGCAGGAGACAAGCTTCCTAAACGCACCCAGAGCCTCAAAGCGCCTAAGAAGGTGGTGAAAGCTGAG
- the REEP2 gene encoding receptor expression-enhancing protein 2 isoform X1, with translation MPGSGRGPPRSAAPAPPPGPPGRGRACCRNLPGRSRLPPPSPEPPPPGAAAMVSWIISRLVVLIFGTLYPAYSSYKAVKTKNVKEYVKWMMYWIVFAFFTTAETLTDIVLSWAERCPVYGVFMAMDERLNETQRRFPFYFELKIAFVIWLLSPYTKGSSVLYRKFVHPTLSNKEKEIDEYITQARDKSYETMMRVGKRGLNLAANAAVTAAAKGQGVLSEKLRSFSMQDLTLIRDEDAVHIRSHEPQVHPSGGSLLETIEDSASCYSSGEESSVAQRSNGTPSETRTDPSDEDAGDKLPKRTQSLKAPKKVVKAELPVRGVKARPKKKAAGSFASGESS, from the exons ATGCCGGGGTCTGGCCGCGGCCCCCCCCGCTCTGCCGCGCCGGCTCCTCCCCCCGGgcccccggggcggggccgcgcctgCTGCAGGAACCTGCCCGGTAggagccgcctcccgccgccgagcccggagccgccgccgcccggagCCGCCGCCATGGTCTCCTGGATCATCTCCCGCCTCGTGGT GCTCATCTTCGGCACCCTCTACCCCGCCTACTCCTCCTACAAGGCCGTGAAGACGAAGAACGTGAAGGAATAT GTGAAGTGGATGATGTACTGGATTGTGTTTGCCTTTTTCACCACAGCAGAAACGCTCACGGACATTGTTCTTTCTTG GGCTGAGAGATGCCCTGTTTATGGAGTTTTCATGGCTATGGATGAAAGACTAAATGAGACTCAAAGAAG GTTTCCCTTTTATTTCGAGCTGAAAATCGCATTTGTGATTTGGCTGCTCTCCCCTTACACCAAGGGCTCCAGTGTCCTCTACAGGAAGTTTGTGCACCCAACGCTTTCCAATAAGGAGAAG GAAATTGATGAATACATTACTCAGGCTCGTGACAAGAGCTATGAAACCATGATGCGAGTTGGCAAGAGAGGGTTAAACCTTGCTGCCAATGCAGCAGTTACTGCAGCTGCAAAG GGCCAGGGAGTGTTGTCTGAGAAGCTGCGCAGTTTCAGCATGCAGGATCTCACTCTGATCCGGGATGAAGATGCTGTGCATATACGAAGCCATGAGCCACAGGTGCACCCCTCTGGTGGGAGTCTTCTTGAAACCATTGAGGATTCAG CTTCCTGTTACTCCTCgggagaggagagcagtgtGGCACAGAGGTCTAACGGAACCCCGTCGGAGACCAGGACAGACCCGTCAGATGAAGATGCAGGAGACAAGCTTCCTAAACGCACCCAGAGCCTCAAAGCGCCTAAGAAGGTGGTGAAAGCTGAG